The genome window GATGATTCACTTAGGGAAAAGACGGCAGAGGAATGGAAGAAGTTTAGTCCGGATATAAAAGCTGAGGATATAAACTGTCTTGGGTGCAAATCCGATACTGTATTCGGGTATTGCAAGGTATGCGAGATAAGAGCCTGCGGTATGGAAAAAGAACTGGAAAACTGTGCGGGTTGTAGTTCATATGGATGCGATAAATTGGAGAGCTTCCTTAAAAACGTACCAGAGGTCAGAGAAAGACTTGAGAAACTAAGAAAATAAGGCTATAAGTTTGATAGTGTAAAGTGTAAGTGCTAAACACTGAATTATCTGTGTTGAGCATTTGCACTTTTTTTGTGCAAATAATTTTGATTCATAATGAACTTTTTAAAATACGGAAACGTAATAT of Clostridia bacterium contains these proteins:
- a CDS encoding DUF3795 domain-containing protein, with the translated sequence MSEIIAYCGILCNECPGYKATVQNDDSLREKTAEEWKKFSPDIKAEDINCLGCKSDTVFGYCKVCEIRACGMEKELENCAGCSSYGCDKLESFLKNVPEVRERLEKLRK